The DNA segment AAAGCGCAAAGCCTAATTTTTCATAAAACTGCTGGACGACACCACCTCCCTGCCGTGGTCTAAATCATCTCCCAGGGCGTGCCGCTCAGAAAACAGTTCCCTTTTTGTCAGTGACCTCTAGTGGTGAGCACATGCAGGATAGGCGAAAGAGGACCACTTCACAGCACGGTTACATGGGGAGAACAACTGATCTTTTCTCCCTCCAAAGGAATACCAAACGGTTCATCCACCTTTCTCTTGCAAGCTGCAGTGCACAGGTCCATACAAGCTCGGGGACAGGAGCTCTCACACAGCAGTCTGCCTTGCCCCCAACTCAGTGGGGCTACTCTCCTAACACAGTTTGTTACAAGCAGCAGGAAGTATTttacctcctttcccctccctaaGGCGAGGAACAGAGATCCCCACGCTTCTCTTGTAACCTTCTCCCCTCCTAAGCACGAAGCCTCCTGTGATCAAAGGCCTGGCTTGCTGTGGTCCAGCAGTGTCATCTCAGCTCAGACTACTGAGGAAATTCTTAAGTTTTGGGAAAGAGCTGTGAGAAGTCCACATCACAGAGGCATGCAAGATAAGGAAAGTATAATTACAGATGGAAGTAGGTTTGTTGAAAGAGGGATGGACAGCAGGTGTCACAAGGAAAGACACCACCAGGGAAAGATCAGTAAAGGGGAAACAAGAGTCGGCAGATGGCAACACAGTACATCACAGGTCTATCCTGGGGCCAATCCTTCCCATCCCGACTGCCAACTGCTCGGCCAGCAAAGAATGTGTGGAGCACACTAAGGCTTAGCCTAGTAGCTATTTATATCCTCACTCCTTTTTGTGTGCTAATCAAATAAATGAGTTTGATATATCCTGTTTGCagactgaagacagaaaaagaaacatgaacaGAACCACACAGGAACAGAGATAGTTAACACCCTGAAACGAAGCAGGAATTACGATTGTCTTTGACAGGCTCAGCACAGGTCAGATCAAGCTCACTGGCTTGCTCTGCAAGCATAGCACCTCATCTTAGAGCAACAGCAAGCAAGACAGAGAAGGTCTTGCAGTAGCATGTTACTACTTCACATGCAGCTTTGCTCCCTGTCGTGACATACCAGCACACACACTTGCATTTCAGCTGACATACCCACAGGCAGATACAGTAACAGGATTTGTGTTTAGACACTGGACTGTGAATCACAGTGGCAGAGATGTACGTTCAGATCTGAATGTTAGCTGTGGAAGTGATTTTTCCTCAGACTGAAAATAACAGGTTACCACTGCAGCATTTGGTTGGTGAACAAGCCACAGTTGGCCGGTGACTATATCCAACACACCTCCAAGTATGTTCTTTTTTATGACAGGTTCTCCAATAGCTCCTATTTTACTCTCTTTTTAACTAGATTCTATAAATTCGAATCCAGCAGGTAATATTTTAATCAATTCAACTGATCAGTgacaaagacctgacagttctaTACTCGCTGTAACAGCAGTACCTTTGCTTTCTTCATGTGGCTCATGATACTGCCAAGATCTTCAACATCAATGACTGAATTTGTGCCTCCAGCTTCCTTACCATCAGCCTCCTCATCGCTACTGGTTTCAAACAACTCCTCTGCCTGGGTAAgagatcagagaaaaaaaaatcaggaatgtATCTGAATTTGAAACATAAGACTTTCATCTATGCTAACCAGTGAAATCAGCTCTCACAATTAGTAAAGACTACTGAAAAACAAGGAATAGTCTACCAATAACCTGTATAATGTATATGAGATGCATTTAAGCTTGGGGCTTATCAGTGTGTATTTTTAAGAGTTCAACAGCACACAGAGCACCTGAAACTCAGTCCAAATATCCTGCCTCCAGACTGCTCTGTTCTCTTTATGTGCCTATCTGATCATATGAGAAGCAATACAGAGGAGTCCAACTCCCACTGCATACTGTGATGATCTAGAAGCCTAAACCCCTTTAACTCCTCCAAGTGCCCCTGTCTGAATGAACAGGGAGCGAGAGATCTGCTTTCCAAGTCAAACTCTTCACAGAGTAGAGAAGTTGCCTCCCTTTCTGTACGCAGCCAAGGTACAGCACAACAGCATTGGTGTTGGTGTAACAGCAAGATTTATTCCTCTTGTTCCTGCAGGAGTCAGCACTCTCAAACCCACTCAGTCAGAAGAGCCCCTATTTCCCTACAAAATTCAGCATGGCCATAGCAATAATTTCCAACCCACAATAAATGGCTTGCAGGGAGGATTAAAGTACCATAGCAGCTCTGGGTCTTGCACTGTAGCGCAAGAGAGaggatttcttattttaaaacctgCAATCAACAAACACTCCAGAAGACACACAAATAATTACAGGCACATTCAGAAGATTTACAACAGGACTTGCTCAGATAACACTTCCCCAAATGCCTTTGGCAAAATCTTGGGATGCAGGCAAACCACCTAAGCTTCAACAAGTTGAAGTGGAAGCATGTTAACTGCTCACAGGGAACCAAATGCTTACTTTGGCCATGAGACAAAGCAAAGACCCTGATGACAACCCAGACTGGCTCCCTGGAGCATATGTCACAACATATACCTCCCCCTATTCAAGCAGAAGACTCCCTCATCATATAAATGCCATCTAGCCAAGGTCCATCACTAATTCTTTGGTCCTTCTTTTCGGATGGCTTATTCTACTTGTTATCTGCCATGGGATCTCATCCCTCTTCCCCCCTGCTCCAGAACAAAGTAGTATCAAGCTCCCAGACCACCCCTCTGGGCTgtagaaggaaagagagaagtcaAATAGTGCTCCAAGGGGCACTAAAACAGAAATAAGGTCCCACGGATTTTGGCTCTACCTCAGTATTCTCATATTCTGATGCACCATGTTCATGATCTGAGCTCTCCttgctctgcttccccagagattTGCACTTCCCTTTCTTGCACTTCCCACTGCAGGGcttcttttcccctctgcagagGGCCTGGAGCCGACTGAGGAACTTGGCTTTCCAGGCTTCAAAGTCGGCCTCAATGCTGCCATGCTTGCTCTGCGCCACATTGCAGTCCCCCTCAGCACGAGTCATGATGCGGCTGGCACTGAGCATCCACAGCCACCTGTCAATATTTCTTCCAACCTAGGATAGGACGAAAGTTAGAGGGAAATTAAATGAAGTCCAAGTTAAACAAAGCAGGCAACTAAGAAAGCAAGGACCAAGCCTGGAAACAGAGCTAGTGAGCTGCACAGGACTGCAAGGCAGGGACTTCTGGACTCCCTCTCACCTGCTGACTGAAAGCACAGACAGAAGTCAGTTTGAACACCAGCACACACCCTCAGGCTCTCATCTGAAAATACCTCTGCTATTACTCTGATGTGATAAGAGATGAGCACTGGGAACAAGCTGCTTTGTGCAATGCTCATTGGTCAAAATGGCCACATGCATAACACATTTCATATGGCCCCAGCTATACAAACATAACAACCTGGTGACAAGCCAAGCCATTCTTCTGACTAAAATGAAACTAATTACCAGGCTAAGATACTGCCATATTTTACGTCAGGAAATAAAGTTGAAATCCACACAATACAGCAAACTACATAAGTTCAGGAAAAGTGCTCTAAACTAAAAGGCAGCAGGTGAGAGGGTTTACAGTGCTGTGCCCTCATAACACTGATGGAAAGCTTTCAAAGCTGGGAAATTAACTCAGTAAGGATTCACCAAATGTATTACCATACCTCCCAGATTAATGCAGTGCTTACAGGACTCCTTTCTCATTTAAAAGGGCAACACAATTACTTCACAGCTGCACTGCCTGTGCCCTAAACCCAGTCCCTAATCAAGTCCGCACAACAGCTGCAATTCTCACACAAACTACCAGTATCATTCAGTTTTGTAGCATTTAAGAAAGCTTAGCCTTTCAGAGGAGCAGAAATCAAAGAAAGGTGCACAGGAGATACTTACTGTGTTGTAATGATCAACATAAACTGAGTTTCCCAAGCCAAACACAGCGTATCTCAGGCCTTTCAGATAAGTTTTCCCAAAGCGGAAGTCATTTGCAGCCTCTTCTAACCACTTGCAGAACCACGCTGCACTCTCGGTTGGCTGTCCATCTGTGTATGTAGCTACCAAGAACACACAAATGTTCCTGCTGGTTGTCTAATaatataaacaaaacagaatagGAAAGATCACTGCATTTTTCAGAACACTTTACATCAGCAAGAGAGCTGTCACACATGGGCAGCTGGAAGAAGTCAAAAGACAAGTTTTTTTGCTAAGTGGGTTAATAGCCTTCCATGTGGGATGCTGCAGGTGCTAATCCCAACAGTGGAATGGCCACTCTCCCTGCAAAGCCATCCTACACTAGCCAAGAGAGATCAAGCTGTCTTTCCCCTACTTAACAGACACTCAGTGCTAAAAAAGAACTGGACATCTATCTTCCCCACCCCAATCAACAGCTTCTTGAATACTCCTGCAGCAATAAAGTCTCCCATGGATTCAAAAAGCAACTATCaatattcacagaagaaaaatccatcaagGATTACTCAATATAAATACACCTCACAAGAAGTTTCTAACTTGTAAGTCTATGAAGGCTGCAAAAGTACCACCATCTACTTATTCTGATTTTGAACATTTCCCCAGGTGTACATTGTCAGAGACAGAACAGAGGGACCTGGTGCAGCCACTCACATAACTCACACCCAAGTTACAGCACTAGCTCATACAAAGCCACTGTCAGCATTAAGATATTCTATATGATCCTTTCATagtaattttcaaaatttagGTATTTTCTGCTGAGGATTGATGGGCTATACTCACTTACATAGAAAGGAAGCAATTTTCAAACACACAACTTTGGGGATTTCCAGGATAACAGGAGAGAAATACAAGAGGAAAACAGCTTTCACAATCTCAGGAAAAACTTGTATTTATTATTCATATTTATGATGTACCTACCTCCTCTGATAAACAATCATCTGGATCATAGTCTCCCATGCTAATAACTTCCACAGGCAAATTAAGGGAAATAACTGCTTCAGCCAGACCTTTGGCAAatctctgaaaaaagaaatgtagaAAGTTATCAAATACTTCAACCCAACTACCATAAGATACAAACAAGCCCTGCTATGCCCAGTCACAAGATTTCTCCCAGCACAGAAAGAACAATAACACAGGAGAACTGGACACTGGACCTATAATTCctcatgttaaaataaaaaagtattctgGGTAAAAGAATAGGTTTACATGAATTTTAATGACTCATGATTTTACATTTACACAcacaaattaaatttctttttgagaaagCACCCAAAATAGCCCTTCGCTCTAAGACAACCTGCTAGCAAATTAAGAGTATATTGTAAGAGTAAACTTTAAGCTTTATAATCAATGTCTCTACTGCATGCCCCACTTACAGGGAGTAGAAAAATAGTtgtttttatataattttcactTATCTTTCATGTTGGGCAATGACTTCTAATGAGCTGATGAACTTTCTGATGAACTTTCAGATTTTTACACACTGCAGTATTTCTAAGGCAAGCAACATATTTGAATCTCGACAACGTTTCAAACCAACTTCACGTGTGTGAAAAAAACTTATACCTTTGCTGTGCCAGTCTGAGACCCGTAGAAAATCTTTAGCCCAGCAACATAGACCTCCTTTGCCTGCAGGGTGGCATATCCATTTACTACTTTATCTTCTATCCCTTCAAAAGAAGCAGGATTTCCGTTGGATTTTTCACCCTGTGAAACAAGCACTGTGTTGCATTCAATCCCTTTTCAAAGTGACATTAACCCCATTttcccaaaagcatttaaaattcaaatccTCTGACCAGACTCTCAGCACTACACAAATGCAACAGtcaaagcatttttgtttctctcacaCCTAAACACAGGAGTAACTATTCCTCTGAACTAAGCCATGCTACAGATACACTCATCTCACACACCGGGGAAATAACAGGATCCAGCTGAACCTGAGAACCTTCCAACTTATGCAGCAGAGCTTTACTCACCTGCATGAGGAGGTTTTAAATTCCTGAATGGCCTAATCCCACTCCCATTCTAACACCAGTCCAACCTTGTCATTAACATCACTGGAAACATAAACATGAAAACACTGGGCACAAGCAGAGTGATTTACTTGAAGCGACACAGCAACCCAGGCTGACACATTATCTCAGTAACAAAGTGAGAAGTGTTCAGCTGAGAGCTGCTCTAACATCACAGCAATGAGGGCATTTAGCTAGCCAGAAACATAAAACAATCCAGACTGAGGATTATAACCATCAGATGAACTAAACTATGTTTCGGATTTGCAACAACCTAGGTGGGCCCACAGTGAAGTAGCACATTTCACTGCACTACTGGGCACCTTCACCCAGCAGCTATTTACGTCCACACATAGATTTTTGGGGTCTTCTCAAGCAAGAGTGTTTACATGTTCAGTTaccttctttttggttttggtggtggtgaacTGAATGACAATCCAAATGCTGATCCCAAAAGCAACAGCAGAATAGATGTAAAATCTATGCAGCCATAAGGACACCAGGCACGTATAGAAGTTCCACGTATCCATTGAGACATCTAAATCTAGATTAAATCACAGATTTAGCAAGAGCAGATTCCTAACAGTATGAATTTAGAATGAGGACACAAAAAGTAATCATACAGTACCCACAGTCTCATGCCATTAGCTATTCCTCAGGctctgcagaaaacagcttttggcTAAAGACAAGACACTACAATTGAATCAAGGAGCCTTCACCTCCTCAGAAGTGTATCGGCTGAGTTTCACCTGTGTATCCAAGCTAACATTTTAGGCTGTCATACCAAAACtccattggttttgtttttttttagatagGGCAGGTTCTGTTAtaaggaaaggcagaaaatactTGCGCCTGTTCAAGTGTCCGAAAGTAGAAAGTCCTTGTGAAATATCCACTGTATCATACTGGCCTTAGTTTTGCAGAGACCCAACACATGCACATCTGTGGAGCTAGAAAGCTCCATTTCAAGAGGGAAATTGTCTCTACAGAGCTTGCTGCTGAACACAACCCTTGCTTGTATGCATTAGGTACAACACTGATGACAACAGTTTTGTCCCAGAGTTTCAAGGCCAGACTCAAACCTGGATTCAATTGAAAGTACTTTTTTGGAATTCTATCATGTGAGTGAAGTTTGATTTGGAACAACCAAGGTTTTTCAAGTTGGTTCAGCACATTCAGGTTACGTGATATTGTAGCCATGAGCGTGCTTATGCAGTGCGTGTGATTATCCATTTCCTATGAAACATTCAGGAGCTTAAATAGGGCTTGTTTGTGACATTTATTGACTGAGAAACACAGATGACACCCTCCTACTGTTATCTGCAGTCCTCTTGGATCTTGTTTTTGCAGACATCAGACAAGAGCACAGAAACCAAGTATTTCCAAGAGGCTGGAAACTTTGCTATCTTACTTTTCCCCTGGGCTGTTACTTACAGTACCAGATCAAAAGCTTAAGGGAATGCTCCTCACCCCTCCACCAGTAACACCAAACCTCCCAAAACAAAAGAGTGCTTCCCCTTGTGTTGGCAGCCCCAGTGCTGTCAGCCCACACAAGCAGCAAACCCCTCAATGGGGGCTCCAGAAACCTGCAGCAGCCTAGGTATCCCGCTCCACCTCACCCCCTGTACCTCCCCGCCTGCAATTACCCCACAGCACCCTCCTCCCCATGCCTGATACCCCACTGGAgctgccccctgccccacacccttGTACCTGgccctctgccctccccccaAGCCCAACCTATTTAATTCCTCCTCTGTACTCATCCCCACCCATATAACGACCCTTCTGTACAAGCCCCTCACACAgaacccccattcccccccctcccaccagTAACCACCTCAGGGTTAttacccacacacaccccacgtCCCTCACGGTTATTAACACCCCCcacaacacacacacccctcacGGTTAttacccccccacccacccacccacccagttattccacacacacacccccacacacccctcaGTTATTaaccccccccactcccctctCACGGTTATTCACCCCCCCTCAGAGttattaccccccccccccaccaccccccccacacacacacacccctcacaGTTATTACCACCCCACCCTCCTCCGACACACACCCCTCACGGTCAttaccccccccacaccccgcgCTACACCCGACTCCCGGTCCCGCGGCCCTCACCGCCGCAGCCCCCTCGCCTCAGGCCACGCGCCGCCCGCCTCCCCTTCCGGCCAcccccgccgcctctccccgTTTCCCTCCGGACGGCTTTTGCTGGCGCgacgggggagggagggagggggcggggaaggCGTGGCGACGGCCAATGGGGAGGCAGCGtggggcggccccgccccccgccccgcgcgctCCCGCCAGTGGCGCAGGAGCGGCTGCCGCCATGTCCATCTTCACCCCCACGAACCAGATCCGCCTCACCAACGTGGCCGTGgtgcgggcgcggcgcggcggaaAGCGCTTCGAGATCGCCTGCTACCGCAACAAGGTCATGGGATGGCGCAGCGGAGCGTGAGTGACCGGCCGCCACCGGCGGGGCCTGGCCGAGGGGCGACggctggggggggcgggaaggCCTGTGTGGGGACTCGActgtggcggggggggtggggggcacactCCTGTGGAGGGGGTCCCGGGAGAGGAGGGATCCGGCTGTGGAGGtagccggggaggaggaggaggaggaggaggcccgCTTGGGGATCGGCCGTGGAGCCGGGGAGGTTGCGTGGTGCCCGGCTGTGAAGGCCGTGGGAGACGCGGGTACCCGGGTGGGGCCCGTGGGAGGCGGGAagggggggcggcccggggcgCTGCGGTgcccctgcccttcccgggaGAGTGACGCTTCGATAAGAGAAGTTTCCAGGTTCCAACGATTCAGGCCTTGGCAGCAGGACTTGTTTGCCTTCGCTAAAAACTCGTGTGCTCTCTCTTACATTGCTGACTTAACAAGTTTTCTAACCCTGCCCTAATCTCTAGGGAGAAAGATCTCGATGAGGTCCTGCAGACGCACACGGTGTTTGTCAATGTTTCCAAGGGCCAGGTCGCAAAGAAGGAAGATCTCGTTCAAGCCTTTGGGACAGATGACCAAACAGAAATCTGTAAGATGGTAGGTTTCACACGCTTTGCTTTATAAAACCTTGGAGAAGACTTTCCGAATGTTTAACAGAAGGGTCAGGCAGAAATGGTACGTTCGTTTGTTACTGGAAGCTTTTCATAGAATGTGGTGCTGCTGTAGGCAAAAGGGTTGTTAATTTGTTAAGAAATGGGTAGAAAGGAGTGGTAACCCTGTGGTGTAGTCTTAAATTTTATATATGCATCTGGCTGAAAAGAGTTCCGAGTGTTCCGTATAGCATATAGCTTCTATGCGCTGATGCCTATGGTCACAGGAAAAAGGTTAGCTAGCACTGAAGAGTGTCTCTCCTAAGATACGTTATTAAGGATGCAAGGAAAAGAAGGGGACAGTTGCTCTACTTTGGACAGTTCAATTAAGGGTTAAGATTTAATTTCATAGTCCTTCTTGGTAGGATATGACCTGTGGACTTGTTGTGGGTGATGAGAGTTCAAGTAAATCGGTGCTTCTCTTTTTGTAGTTTAGtatttttgtggtgggttttttgtctgAAGTCTTTCCAGTGTTGTCTTTCATAATGGTGTACATTATTAACATGGTTATTCTTTTCCTGCACTTCACGCCTAACCAAACCATTCAAACAattgttaaattttaaaaagttatttgagTTTTCACTTGTTAGAGTGAAACATCTGTGATGTTTATTAactgatttctttatttttactgtacaGATTTTATTAAAAGGGGAGCTGCAGGTATCGGACAAAGAACGACACACACAGCTGGAGCAGATGTTTAGGGACATCGCAACTATTGTGGCTGACAAATGTGTGAATCCTGAAACAAAGAGGCCATATACAGTAATCCTTATAGAAAGAGCTATGAAGGATATTCACTACTCCGTCAAACCACACAAGAGCACAAAGCAGCAGGTTTGTTTTCTCACAAAATCAGCTTCTGCTCAGAGGTGTCGTTTCAAGTGTAATTTCTCTGTTAGCAGTCCCAGAGGGATCAATAAAGCCCTGTGGTCTAAAGCCCGCAGAGTGATTACTCAGTTGGCTGGCAGTTGAATGCTGGATACAAGCAGCTTCAGAAACTCCTGCAGTTTGTTTTCTAACAattcagggaagagaaaaagaaagaaacttatTAAAGCAGCAACAGTGGTATGCCTGGAACACAAATAAAaggtttataatttattttaattgaggTAGTAAACAGGCTTTGCATCTGAGCCACATGGGTTTCTGTTGTTTTGCAGTACAACTGCTGTTTAACATTATTTCAGACAGGTCTTCAAGTTTTTGAAGTGGTCACAAAAAGCAAGAACTCTGTCTTCTTAATCTATCAAAATAGCAAACTCCCTGCAGCAGAGTGGCAGTGATCAGTACTGAGAAATGTGTCTGAAGCTAATGCAAAGGATTTGAGATTTTGACCTGTGTGGTGTGTTTTAAGTAGGTATATAAATGCTCTTTTTAATGTCTTAACAGGCATTGGAAGTGATCAGACAGTTAAAGGAAACCATGCAAATTGAACGTGCTCACATGAGGCTACGGTTTATTCTTCCagcaaaggaggggaagaaactaAAAGAGAAGCTGAAGCCACTGATTAAAGTTATTGAGAATGAAGACTTCCATGAACAGTTGGAAATTGTAAGGCATAAAGCAGTCCTTGGGTTTCATACTTGATTTGACTACACCTGTACATTTTACTAGAAGATGAATTAATAAATAGAAGTTGTTTAGATAAACTGCAAGTTTACCAGAGATTTTAAATTAGAGGTGTAGTTTGTAGTTTTTAATTTCACACAATCCTAGTGATGTAAGCTTGAAAGTAGCCTTTGTTATACAGAGATTGCTGCTTCATGCTGAGGAGAAGCACAGTGTAATTTCTCTCAGCAGTGATTATCCTACAACACTGATAAGTTTCTCTGCATATGTGGAATGTTACTCTTATTTATTTGGTGGGTCAGGCCTGTATTTTGACAGTGGctaattagttttttaaaaaataaactgtgatAAAGCAAGATTTGGTATTAGTAAAAAGCTTTCTGAGAACAGTTTAGAATCTAGCAATCCCAGCTGTCAAAAGGCATGTCCAGCATGGGTAAATGGAACTGCAGAACTTCTGTGGAAGGATTACTTGATAGAAATCACTTACCAACCCTGCAAAGTCCTTCTCAGTAACTAaacaacatcttttttttaaatgagaattaaTGTTAGACCTTGAAAAGGGGCTGATGAAAATCAAATATTACTGCTTGACTGATGAAATGTGAAACATTTCAGGTGTGCCTTATTGACCCAGGCTGCTTCAGAGAGATTGATGAGCTGATCCGGAGTGAGACAAAAGGGAAAGGAACACTGGAAGTGCTCAGTCTGAAAGATGTGGAGGAAGGAGATGAAAAGCTTGAATAATGAAAACCTTCCTGCAGCAGTTCTACTTTAACAACGTCCTACAAAATGACTGGCATTAGCCGCTCTCTTCTGTTAGGCCTTCGTGTTTTTTCCAATCTCTTGCTGCCAAATATTTTCTGACACTAATCCTTTGGGATTTTTCCATgcggtgtgttttgtttttttatcattttacacTTGCTTGGTTTACAAATGTCTTTGCCTGTAGGAACATTTTGTGTTGGAGTTGCACTAATGAGGATTGAATTAAGACGTGATATGGAAGTTACTCTGGCTTTGATTTACTTTAAGAGTTGCTATTGAAGAGTGTTTGACCGATACGGTGCCAatcatttttactttaaattgtcAGTGTTGAGTGGAAGATTGCATAGGTCACTGAGGGGTGGGTTTTGTATGTGAGGAGAGGAACCTTAAGAAGAACGCACTGCATTTTCACTTCTAAACAGGTGCAAAGTGTGGATCATGTCTAAAAACCAATCTCTAGGCAGCATGAAAACTGACTTAGACTTCCATAATTGGCTGCTTGATAAGTAGAGTACTTTAAAGGACCATTCTTAAAGATATCCTTCACTGGATGTAACAGTACTTGCTGatgtagaaaaaatgttttccaaataacttattcataaaatatatttagctacattaataaaaattaattatcatctatttatatattatagatacagaaagaaataattatttttgttaatagtATAGGCGGTATCTCTGACTGCAGTGATGGTTTTTGTAGGCTGAAGGGGTACCTTGCG comes from the Accipiter gentilis chromosome 6, bAccGen1.1, whole genome shotgun sequence genome and includes:
- the SBDS gene encoding ribosome maturation protein SBDS; its protein translation is MSIFTPTNQIRLTNVAVVRARRGGKRFEIACYRNKVMGWRSGAEKDLDEVLQTHTVFVNVSKGQVAKKEDLVQAFGTDDQTEICKMILLKGELQVSDKERHTQLEQMFRDIATIVADKCVNPETKRPYTVILIERAMKDIHYSVKPHKSTKQQALEVIRQLKETMQIERAHMRLRFILPAKEGKKLKEKLKPLIKVIENEDFHEQLEIVCLIDPGCFREIDELIRSETKGKGTLEVLSLKDVEEGDEKLE